ATTTAACACATAAACATGGTTTACATTAAATTTATCTTTCCAAAACCTCTGGATACAAGGGCCACGATTTATAACAGGGAAAAATATCCTACGGCCCTCCAGCTATTTATTGCTGAACTAAACAACCGCAATCTTTATGCACTCTGTGTTTTCGTACATTCCTCTACATTTGCCCCCAAGGAGCTGCTATGATACTTGGAGCCCAAGGCAAAAACTCTTCTAactcttcaaatgggggtcactgacccctgagccaaaaactatttctctgtgaagctacagtttcattattattgttactttatattatttattcttctattcaggtgctctcttattcattttattcatcagtctttcattcaaaccacacccttgttgctaagataatttggatactagcaaccaaatagcttctgaaactccaagctgaagagctgccaaacaaattctgaaatcattaaaaaaaactacaaataataataaaagaagaccaattgcaaattgtctcagaatatcactctctacatcatattaaaagtaacTCAAAGGTGGCCAACCTCTTTTAGCTAGATTATTTCAAGAGCTTGCCTTGCATTATTCTACAAAGGGATTCTTATTTAAGTCTAATTCTTATCTTATGAGTGGAGCAGTTGCCTTTGCACTGATGAggaagatttaaaggaacagtaacaccaaaaaatgaaagtgtataaaagtaactaaaatataatgtgctgctgccctgcactggtaaaagttgtgtgtttacttcagaaagtctactataatttatataaataagctgctgtgtagccatggaggcagccattcaaaggagaaaaggcacaggcacatagcagataacagataaaacactattgtattctacagaacttatctgttatcatctatgtaacctgtgccttttctccttttttccagcttgaatggctgcccccatggctacacagcagcttattatataaattatagtagggttactgtagcaaacacaccagttttaccagtgcagggcaacagtgcattatatttttattactttaaagctctttcattttttggtgttactgttcctttaaccaaagTCTCAAGTACTAGAGCGCCCCCTGGTAGAATGGTGACATGGTTCTACCAATCTTTTTTTACCAGTGGGAGATCTTGTTTTGTATGAAACATAAACATGCAGAAAGGAGCTGCAGTTTTCCTTATCTATAACTGGGTGatgtccctttaaataatgttCCTGCATTTCCTTACTACCCAGATCAAGTTATTGCTTCTTGTACAATATTCACGGCCTCAGGTGTACAAGTGTTACGTGCTGGAAGCCTTTGTGCATACTAATTGCGGCCACCCTCACTTCATTTACTTTGGAGTTCCTTGGGCTACATAAAGAGCGTGCTCATTGGCTGCACTCCCAAGGAAATGCCACAAGGAAGTGTCTGTGGAGATTTACTGGAGCTGAACTGGAAGGCAAAATCAAAGGAAGACCTGATTTCAATGAAAGCTAATATACAAAACTCCCTCGGTAGCGACATTAATATGCTGGCATCGTCACGTCTCTAATTATTTACTCCTTATTCAGCACTTTGTGTAATGTTACTATTTTCTCCTTAACCCGTGATATAAAGCGATGCTGGCACTACAGGTACATGCTCTGCAGTTATAGGGCAGCACTCCTATATCCTGCTACTGGGCATTGGCCTAGGTCCAGCGTGATGTGGGGCCTAGCGTTAGAACAAATCTCCTTCCCTGAGGAGTTGTCTTAAAGGGATAGTATATCCCCTTTTTAACATTGGTGGAAtatatagggcagggatccccaaccttttatacacgtgagccacattcaaatggaaaaagtgttggggagcaacacaagtatggaaaaaggaggtgcaaataagagctataattggctatttggtagcccctatgtggactggcatcctatagaaggctctgtttggctttacacttggttttatgcaacccAAACTCGCAcataagccagaaattcaaaaatgggcacctatgttgaggccgctgggagcaacatccaaggggttggagagcaacatgttgctcacgaagcactggttggggatcactgatatagggcATGtgataaacatactttttgcctattctttAGTTCCTTGATTTTTGTTATATCCTGCTCTAAAAGGTACATTTGAAAATTAAACTAAAGCCACGTTCTGCTTCCAGCTGTCCACTGAGAagactctgtataaacaaacccctcccttaccACAGCTACCTTTTTAGATAAAGAGCAGCTGTCAGTGGAATTgattgggatcaggaagtagaacgtggctttagtttcattttcaagTTTTACCCTGTTTAGAGTAAGAGATAGCAAATCCCACAGATATTTCCTAaataaaagaataggcaaaaagtatgttcagcacaagccctattcattgcaccaaGGTTAAAAAAGGGCGAGGGATATACTGTTACTTTAAGATCAATAAGACCATatagaggggcatatttattatattgtgtaatccaacatcactggtgatgttgcccatagcaaccaatcagatctttgcttttgttttattttaggtAAATATtcaaatctatttgctgattggtttctatgggcagcatcaccagtgatgttggcttacacactataataaatatgcatgacaactttgcaaaacaatttttaGAGTAGATTGGATTGGATACCTTTTGCCTGAGCCGATAAAAACTGTACATTACTGACCACTATTTTTGTTCCCTATCAAAGCCAATGAAACATTTGCTGCTACAAATAGGCACAGCAGGGAGATTTACCTGTTAATCAGAAGTATAGTTCTGATTAACTGATGTGAGAAGTAGATATCCTGTAGCAAGGGCAAGGTCAGACCTGGGCATTATGGGCCCTGTAGAGAAATGTGTTCCACAGGGTCAAAAACTTTGGTAATGCCAAAGTGCTAACATCACAACTAAAGAGGATGCATGTACAGTGAATTACTATGCCCCATGTGTCAGCAAGACGTGTTCCAGCAGATCCCATACTGGTGTAGTAGCAGAAAGCAGAGCCCATACTGGTGTAGTAGCAGAATGCAGAGCCCATACTGGTGTAGTAGCAGAAAGCAGAGCCCATACTGGTGTAGTAGCAGAAAGCAGAGCCCATACTGGtgtcccagcagaacaatggcattGACttattaaatggtacagttattCCCAACAATAATTTTCACAGTGAATCCCAGCCATAGGCAACCAATAATGAAGCAAGATGGAACCTTATAAACATTTAAAAGACCATATGGTACACACATATGGTAGGTAAACATTGCTATAAATAGAAGTGTGTATTCAGGGTTTGGCTAACCAAAAATTGATGGAGACAAATAGGTACCAACCCTTGCACCACTAATTCATATCATGTAATCATTGCTTGGTAGGTTGGGTTTGCACACTGAGAATTTATAAACAGACCCCTAAAATAGAAACTAATATCATATTCTTCTAACcttttcagtaaaataaaatagttttttttggtggGGTGAGGGTTACCCTTCTATAAGGACCAGTATTAAGCAGAACCACCCTTGAAGTGGTTGCCCTATACTTACACTGACATACAGTGAGGGAGTTTTagcattttgaaataaaatatccAAGAGAAGAATGTAGGAATGTAGGATTTGCTATTTAGCAGAAGGAGAGATCCTTTCTCAAGGCACTGTATGTACCCTCACACCAACCTAAAGCTTCTGAATCATTGTTTGTCAAGGTCAGAACTATTTTCAACAAGCAGATTTGCTACAGAATGAGGGCAGATAAACCAGAGAAGACACTGTGGCATTGTTTCATATTGGaatgacatttatttttcatCGGAGCTGCTGGTACGATTAAGAAGTCGTCTTCCCAACATGAATTTACAGTACAAGATTGTTGTTTCTACAGTTAGCATTAAAAGAGGTTGGTAGCACCATAGTGAGCCTTTGGGTGGAGACCCCTTGTCAACATGTCAGGCCTTTACTGTTGAATGCGTCGGATAGACTGGATCTGGCAGGTCTGGGCATGGGATCCCCACTCTCTCCAGTGCTTGTATTCACCTCCATGGTGGTCGCACTCCATAATGTACTGGTAACCACGATAACCAGGATACTGGTAGCCAACCCAGCTGAAATACATggaaataactttatttattaaaggaaacataGTACATAGCCCTTATCTATCGCAGTTTCACTTATGAATTACATAAATGTATAGTTTCTCCGTTCAAtgtataaaaatcttttttttacttttcttaatGGATTTTTCTTATAATGAAGGAATATATTAGCGTGTACTTCCTGGAATTATCCTCCAGTGTTCTCATCTGCCTTGTTAAAGCATGAAGGATTGTTATCTGTATAGTCTCAATAGTATTGGCTGGTTTATTTATCCAGTTCTGAAATATAATTAGCAGTTACCGAGGCATACAATAGAAACCCAGATAAAGAATTAACTTTTCCTGTCTGAGAACTCAGTTATAAAGGAAGTATATATAGGAAGGATATATAACACAGCTGGATTGGTCAGGGCATGTCGGGAGTTTAGAATATGATCCCCTGtgacaataaaaataatactatGACAAAATATAAAGGTTACCACTTTAAAGATGAAAGATACCCTCTAAAAAGGGATTGGGTGAGTTTCTACTCTGCTGTATTGAATAATGGATAGAATTCTTTCTCGGCCCTTTCAAGTTTGGTAAAAAAGATTATGAGAATATGTGACTCGTATGGAAATCTCCACTCTCCCTTTGGCGAGTCGTTGAATCCCTGCCAAGGTAATTAGTTTTCATAATATCACAGTTATTAAAATGCTAAGCTCTCTGGAACTGTTGTTCGTATCGTTCCATGGATGAAAGCGCAAGAACCAGAATGCAGTGTTTTAATCAAAGTTGGAATTCTTGAGTTGTGGCCTTAAATATACAAAACCCATTTAATCCTAGCAATCTAAATGTGCCATAATGATGTTCTTTTGCTGCCCTCTGTACCATATACTGTTGAGTCACTTACGCTCCACACATTACTTTCATGGATCCAACCTCATTGTTGAACCATCCCATAGCCTGCAGAGAGGGATAGTCATCACACATGTCCCACTTGCGTCCAATGAAATTCTCTTTCTCAAAGACCATCAGCTTGGATTCCTTTTGGTTCTGTTGGGATAATACAAAATAACTGGTAATGGCTTGCTTTGCAGCATTATGTCTATGAAATGTGTACAGATCTCATCTTAGGATGCTCTTATGTTGGCAGACATTTGTTGCTGACTAGGCCTTTATTGAGCAAATCAGCAGCCCATTGGGCTGTGTATAGGGTCAAAACAGTCTATATCTGATCATTGGCAATGAGATGTGGCAGTGGCTCTAGATGTGATGCTAACATTGGCCCAGAGGCCAAGCTTTGCCAAGCTTTCCAGTCAgccaaatttgcatctgggtagCCAGATTAGAAAAATATCCAATTATTTTGGCAATTTGGCCAAATGTGTAGATGACAAAGTGTGTGGCCACACACAGCATTCAGAGATGTAAAAATGAGTATCAACTCAGAAGTAAGCTGGTTCTCAAAACAATCTGACcattacattttatatagaaTATGTTCCTTGTGACACTCacagcacaacagattgggcggAAGGACATCATGCGTTCCACATGATAAGCATTGCTGCCACTCCAGGCATCCCACCTAGGGTATTCTCCTCTTTCCAGGATAAACTGCTGGCCACAGAAGCTTGTGTGCTCATAACCTACCCATCTGCAAAAAAAGAGTATTTGTAGATTGAGTAAAGCTCACAATTTGGGGTCGTTTTCAGAAAATAGCTTGCAAATATGCTCACTAGTTGATATATGGATGTCCTTATGGCTGTGGAGCTCTGCCAAAATGTTATTTCTGTTCTATTGTTCTGATTTCCCTGAAGAAACATATGGTAGCTAAGCAGTAACCTCTGTCTCTGACAAATTCATTGCTTGTCTGTGGTAAGTGGCCCTTAGCAGTATGTCTGTTTTACTCTATTACATTTTTCACACAGCTCCATGTGTTGTTTGGTCCTGTAGATCAGCAGTTGTAGTTGGGATTGATGGAAGATAGCAGATGTACTAGGGCACCttcaaaatgtatacaaaatgcCAATAATAACACCCGCTGCATCATTGCTTGAGCTGTATCCCTTCAGCTATTCTTGAGCGTTTCTTTTAGCATCAGCCAACGCAAACCTTTCTTGGGTGTTGTggttcaataataataataataggctgAAATGCCATCAGTTGGACACGCTTCTTTGCATAAAAGTGCCCTTAGAAGTCTGTTTCGCTTTTAGCCCTGCCGCAACTAAAGATAT
This sequence is a window from Xenopus tropicalis strain Nigerian chromosome 2, UCB_Xtro_10.0, whole genome shotgun sequence. Protein-coding genes within it:
- the cryba1 gene encoding beta-crystallin A3 (The RefSeq protein has 1 substitution compared to this genomic sequence); the protein is MAETNPLSMRMGSWKITVYDQENFQGKRMEFSSSCPNIMECGFDNIRSLKVECGAWVGYEHTSFCGQQFILERGEYPRWDAWSGSNAYHVERMMSFRLICCANQKESKLMVFEKENFIGRKWDMCDDYPSLQAMGWFNNEVGSMKVMCGAWVGYQYPGYRGYQYIMECDHHGGEYKHWREWGSHAQTCQIQSIRRIQQ